One Microcoleus sp. AS-A8 DNA window includes the following coding sequences:
- a CDS encoding DUF3466 family protein has product MRDLGSLTRADSFATSINNKGQVVEYSRSDRPGSDRPFLYSDGKMRNLNDLIPANSNYELVGALAINDAGQILVNGSTKPQRESRAFLLTPVSAR; this is encoded by the coding sequence ATGCGTGACCTCGGTAGTCTCACTCGCGCAGACAGCTTCGCAACCAGCATTAATAATAAAGGGCAAGTCGTCGAGTATTCGAGAAGCGATCGCCCAGGAAGCGATCGACCGTTCCTCTACAGCGACGGTAAAATGAGAAACCTTAATGACTTAATTCCTGCCAACTCTAACTACGAACTGGTTGGAGCACTAGCCATCAATGATGCTGGACAGATTTTGGTCAATGGTTCAACCAAACCTCAACGGGAATCTCGTGCCTTTCTCTTGACTCCCGTTTCTGCTCGTTAA